In Dromaius novaehollandiae isolate bDroNov1 chromosome 4, bDroNov1.hap1, whole genome shotgun sequence, a single genomic region encodes these proteins:
- the GRK4 gene encoding G protein-coupled receptor kinase 4 isoform X2, whose amino-acid sequence MLKLPPVSYCEGIRHSIEKDYNQLCDKQPIGRLLFRQFCDSRPDLKRCIEFLDAVAEYEVSSDEKRIDCGLKVLETYFTNGSAAHLPEIPQETVNECKARLEKNPSKDLFMDCTRVVHEYLSRRPFEAYQESVYFSRFLQWKWLEKQPVTKHTFRHYRVLGKGGFGEVCACQVRATGKMYACKKLEKKRIKKRKGESMALNEKRILEKVNSRFVVSLSYTYETKDALCLVLTIMNGGDLKFHIYNMGNPGFDEERAIFYAAELCCGLEDLQRERIVYRDLKPENILLDDCGHIRISDLGLAVQIPEGETVRGRVGTVGYMAPEVLKNEKYTFSPDWWGLGCLIYEMIEGQSPFRKHKERVKRDEIDRRVKEDQETYSDKFSEEAKSICRMLLAKNPGDRLGCTEDGAAVVKQHPIFKNINFKRLEANMLEPPFLPDPRAVYCKDVLDIEQFSTVKGVNLDTTDDDFYSKFVTGCVSIPWQNEMIETGCFEDINAYETDGTVSPDRERSPKQKRGFFHRLFSGEVCFKSDCSDDEQESSRL is encoded by the exons ATGCTGAAGTTGCCACCTGTTAGTTATTGTGAAGGTATTAGACATTCAATCG AAAAAGACTATAACCAGCTTTGTGACAAACAGCCTATAGGAAGACTTCTCTTCAGGCAGTTCTGTGATTCCAGACCAGACTTGAAAAGGTGCATTGAATTCCTGGATGCAGTG GCAGAATATGAGGTATCTTCAGATGAAAAGCGTATAGACTGTGGCCTGAAGGTTTTAGAGACCTACTTCACTAATGGG TCTGCAGCACACTTGCCAGAAATCCCTCAGGAAACAGTAAATGAATGTAAAGCAAGACTGGAAAAGAACCCGTCTAAAGATCTTTTTATGGACTGTACCAG AGTTGTCCATGAATATTTAAGCAGAAGGCCTTTTGAAGCTTACCAAGAAAGTGTGTATTTTTCCCGTTTTTTACAGTGGAAATGGCTGGAAAA GCAACCAGTAACCAAACACACATTTAGGCATTACCGAGTGCTAGGCAAAGGTGGATTTGGAGAG GTGTGTGCCTGTCAGGTGCGGGCAACAGGAAAAATGTATGCTTGTaaaaagctagaaaaaaagagaataaagaagaggaaaggagaatcAATGGCtctaaatgaaaaaagaattctAGAAAAAGTGAATAGTAGGTTTGTA GTTAGTTTATCCTACACCTATGAGACAAAAGATGCCCTGTGTTTAGTATTAACCATAATGAATGGAGGAGATTTGAAGTTTCACATATACAACATGGGAAATCCTGGCTTTGATGAAGAAAGGGCTATTTTCTATGCTGCAGAGTTGTGCTGTGGTCTGGAGGATTTGCAGAGGGAGAGAATTGTTTACAG aGACTTGAAGCCTGAGAATATACTCCTTGATGATTGTG GACATATCAGAATTTCAGATCTTGGATTAGCTGTGCAGATTCCAGAAGGAGAAACGGTCCGAGGGCGGGTTGGGACTGTTGGTTACATGG ctCCAGAAGTGCTCAAAAATGAAAAGTATACCTTCAGCCCTGATTGGTGGGGTCTTGGGTGCTTGATTTATGAAATGATTGAAGGACAGTCTCCATTCAGGAAGCATAAGGAAAGGGTCAAACGGGATGAGATTGACCGGAGAGTAAAGGAAGACCAGGAAACATATTCAGACAAGTTCTCAGAGGAGGCAAAATCCATCTGCAGGATG TTACTTGCCAAAAATCCAGGGGATAGACTGGGTTGCACTGAAGATGGAGCTGCTGTTGTAAAACAACATCCTATTTTCAAGAATATTAATTTCAAGAGGCTGGAAGCTAACATGTTAGAACCTCCGTTCTTGCCAGAT CCACGTGCGGTGTATTGTAAAGATGTGCTGGACATAGAACAGTTCTCAACAGTAAAAGGAGTGAACCTGGATACTACAGATGATGACTTTTATTCCAAATTTGTTACGGGTTGTGTCTCAATCCCTTGGCAAAATGAG ATGATTGAAACAGGATGCTTTGAAGATATCAATGCATATGAAACTGATGGTACTGTGTCACCAGACAGAGAGAGGTCTCCTAAACAAAAGAGAGGCTTTTTTCACAGACTTTTCAGTGGAGAG GTCTGTTTTAAATCTGATTGCAGTGATGATGAACAGGAGTCCTCCAGACTTTAA
- the GRK4 gene encoding G protein-coupled receptor kinase 4 isoform X1, giving the protein MEIENIVANTVLLKAREGKRSGRSKKWREMLKLPPVSYCEGIRHSIEKDYNQLCDKQPIGRLLFRQFCDSRPDLKRCIEFLDAVAEYEVSSDEKRIDCGLKVLETYFTNGSAAHLPEIPQETVNECKARLEKNPSKDLFMDCTRVVHEYLSRRPFEAYQESVYFSRFLQWKWLEKQPVTKHTFRHYRVLGKGGFGEVCACQVRATGKMYACKKLEKKRIKKRKGESMALNEKRILEKVNSRFVVSLSYTYETKDALCLVLTIMNGGDLKFHIYNMGNPGFDEERAIFYAAELCCGLEDLQRERIVYRDLKPENILLDDCGHIRISDLGLAVQIPEGETVRGRVGTVGYMAPEVLKNEKYTFSPDWWGLGCLIYEMIEGQSPFRKHKERVKRDEIDRRVKEDQETYSDKFSEEAKSICRMLLAKNPGDRLGCTEDGAAVVKQHPIFKNINFKRLEANMLEPPFLPDPRAVYCKDVLDIEQFSTVKGVNLDTTDDDFYSKFVTGCVSIPWQNEMIETGCFEDINAYETDGTVSPDRERSPKQKRGFFHRLFSGEVCFKSDCSDDEQESSRL; this is encoded by the exons GAAAACGGAGTGGACGTAGTAAAAAATGGAGAGAGATGCTGAAGTTGCCACCTGTTAGTTATTGTGAAGGTATTAGACATTCAATCG AAAAAGACTATAACCAGCTTTGTGACAAACAGCCTATAGGAAGACTTCTCTTCAGGCAGTTCTGTGATTCCAGACCAGACTTGAAAAGGTGCATTGAATTCCTGGATGCAGTG GCAGAATATGAGGTATCTTCAGATGAAAAGCGTATAGACTGTGGCCTGAAGGTTTTAGAGACCTACTTCACTAATGGG TCTGCAGCACACTTGCCAGAAATCCCTCAGGAAACAGTAAATGAATGTAAAGCAAGACTGGAAAAGAACCCGTCTAAAGATCTTTTTATGGACTGTACCAG AGTTGTCCATGAATATTTAAGCAGAAGGCCTTTTGAAGCTTACCAAGAAAGTGTGTATTTTTCCCGTTTTTTACAGTGGAAATGGCTGGAAAA GCAACCAGTAACCAAACACACATTTAGGCATTACCGAGTGCTAGGCAAAGGTGGATTTGGAGAG GTGTGTGCCTGTCAGGTGCGGGCAACAGGAAAAATGTATGCTTGTaaaaagctagaaaaaaagagaataaagaagaggaaaggagaatcAATGGCtctaaatgaaaaaagaattctAGAAAAAGTGAATAGTAGGTTTGTA GTTAGTTTATCCTACACCTATGAGACAAAAGATGCCCTGTGTTTAGTATTAACCATAATGAATGGAGGAGATTTGAAGTTTCACATATACAACATGGGAAATCCTGGCTTTGATGAAGAAAGGGCTATTTTCTATGCTGCAGAGTTGTGCTGTGGTCTGGAGGATTTGCAGAGGGAGAGAATTGTTTACAG aGACTTGAAGCCTGAGAATATACTCCTTGATGATTGTG GACATATCAGAATTTCAGATCTTGGATTAGCTGTGCAGATTCCAGAAGGAGAAACGGTCCGAGGGCGGGTTGGGACTGTTGGTTACATGG ctCCAGAAGTGCTCAAAAATGAAAAGTATACCTTCAGCCCTGATTGGTGGGGTCTTGGGTGCTTGATTTATGAAATGATTGAAGGACAGTCTCCATTCAGGAAGCATAAGGAAAGGGTCAAACGGGATGAGATTGACCGGAGAGTAAAGGAAGACCAGGAAACATATTCAGACAAGTTCTCAGAGGAGGCAAAATCCATCTGCAGGATG TTACTTGCCAAAAATCCAGGGGATAGACTGGGTTGCACTGAAGATGGAGCTGCTGTTGTAAAACAACATCCTATTTTCAAGAATATTAATTTCAAGAGGCTGGAAGCTAACATGTTAGAACCTCCGTTCTTGCCAGAT CCACGTGCGGTGTATTGTAAAGATGTGCTGGACATAGAACAGTTCTCAACAGTAAAAGGAGTGAACCTGGATACTACAGATGATGACTTTTATTCCAAATTTGTTACGGGTTGTGTCTCAATCCCTTGGCAAAATGAG ATGATTGAAACAGGATGCTTTGAAGATATCAATGCATATGAAACTGATGGTACTGTGTCACCAGACAGAGAGAGGTCTCCTAAACAAAAGAGAGGCTTTTTTCACAGACTTTTCAGTGGAGAG GTCTGTTTTAAATCTGATTGCAGTGATGATGAACAGGAGTCCTCCAGACTTTAA